The following DNA comes from bacterium.
AGGGCAAGGGGCATGGAGCCTGGAAGGAAGGAGCAGGGCAATGGGTGGACAGGATGAGCAGGGTGTCAAGGGATTTCTCTTTTCGGCAGTTTCTTGCGGGCTCAAGAAAAACAAAGGAGACCTGGATGTGGGTCTCATATTCTCCCGGCGCCCCGCCTCTGTGGCAGGGGTTTTTACCCGCAACATGGTGGCTGCAGCCCCTGTTTTGATAGATAGGCAAAGGATTTCCAGGGGCTATTGCAGGGCTGTCTTGGCCAATGCCGGATGCGCCAATGCCTGCACAGGACGCGAGGGTTACCAGGATGCTCTGGAACTTGCCCGATGGGTGGCCATGGAATTGGGAGTCGATGAGGAGGAGATCTTGTTGGCTTCCACCGGGGTCATAGGGACCAGACTCCCCATGGAGCCCATAAAGAAAGGAATGAAAAGCCTGGTGAGCGGATTGGCTCCCTGGAGGCTGGAGCATCTGGCCATGGCCATCATGACCACGGATACGAGGCCCAAGTGGATATTGCGTCGCATCACACTGGACGGAAGGGAAGTTAACATGGCGGCTGTGGTAAAAGGAGCTGGCATGATTCATCCGCAGATGGCCACCATGCTTTGCTTTGTGGTGACCGATGCGGCCGCAGGCCCCCTGTTCCTTCAAAAAAGCCTGGTGAGTTCTCTGGAAAGATCCTTCCATGCCATCACCGTGGACGGGGACACCAGTACCAATGACACTGTTTTGTTGTTGGCCAACGGAGCATCAGGAGTGGATCCCATGGAGGAAGGCTCTCCTTCAGCGGAGCTTTTCCGGGCAGTACTAGGGGAGGTCCTGGAGGAGATGGCCCTGGAGGTGGTCAGAGACGCCGAGGGAGCCACCAAACTGGTGCACATACAGGTGCAAGGCGCTCCTGATGATGCATGGGCAAAGACCGTGGCCAAGACCATAGCTCATTCGCCCTTGGTGAAGACTGCTTTTTACGGCCAGGATGTGAATTGGGGCAGGATAGTAGCTGCAGTTGGATATAGCGGCGTGCCTCTGGACCCAGAGTGCCTGGATCTTTGGTACGGCGATGTTCAGGTTCTGAAAGCTGGTCGGCCCTTGGGGGACTCAAGCGAAAACCTGGCCAAGGATGTGGTGAGACAAAGAGAATTCAGCATAAAGGTTTCCATTGGAACCGGTGCAGGTAAGGCATTGCTCCACACATGCGACCTCTCACATGATTATGTGAGCATAAACGGAAGCTACAGGACCTGATGGCAGCGATGCCAGAACTCTTAGAACAGGCATCCTGGCAAGTTCACCAAAGAGAAAAAGCTTGGAGCCAGCTTGGTGTGGTGAGCAAATGGGCATGCTACCTGCAAGCTGATCCTGGGCAAGGGCCTGGCCTGAGCCACAGTGTCTGGGCAAAACCGGTTGCTAAAGGAGCTCTGGGCGGATAAAATGTTTGTTTATATGCAAATCCGGCAATGCCGGAAGAGAAAGCTCCATGCCGGAATGGGGCTAGAGGAGGTGAAGGAGTGGCCAATGTAACCATGAAGCAGCTCTTGGAGGCAGGGGTTCATTTCGGGCATCAGACCCGCAGGTGGAACCCTAAGATGAAGCCCTACATCTTTGCGGACAAGAACGGCATCTACATCATTGACTTACAGAAAACCGTTCGCATGTTCAAGAGGGCCTACCAGTTCGTCAAGGACACTGTTGCAGAAGGCAAGAACGTTCTTTTTGTAGGCACCAAGCGTCAAGCTCAGGAATCCATAGAAGAGGAAGCCAAGCGTTGCGCAATGCCCTACGTGAATCATAGATGGTTGGGTGGGATGCTTACCAACTTCCAGACCATACGCAAGGGAATAGAGCGATTGAAGGACCTGGAAGCCATGGCAGAGGATGGCAGGCTTCAGGGTTACACCAAGAAGGAAATAATGCACCTCCAGAAGGAAAAGGCCAAGCTTCTAAAGAACCTGGGAGGCATTAAGGAGATGAGGGAACTTCCTGGAGCCGTATTCATCGTGGACTCCAGGCGTGAGTACATAGCCGTGAAAGAGGCCAGGAAATTGGGTATCCCTGTTGTGGCAATAGTGGATACCAATTGCGACCCTGACGAGGTGGATTATGTGATACCCGGCAATGACGATGCCATAAGGGCCATAAAGCTTTTCTCTTCCCTCATAGCGGACGCCTGCCTGGAAGGCTTGGCGGCTCGGGAACAGCGCATCAGGGAGGCTGGAGAAACAGAAGTTGGGGTTTCGCCCATGCCAGAGGTGGAGCTCGGGACTGAGGTAGAGCCAGCAGAAGAGGAAGTGGAAGAGGAAGAAGAGGAAGATTACCTGGAAGAGTATGAGGATAGATAAGCAGCGTACCAAGGGAGGAGTGAACCCGTGAACATAGATGCCAAGAGTGTTATGGAACTGAGGGAGAAGACCGGGGCAGGAATAATGGACTGCAAGAAGGCCCTGGCAGAGGCAGGAGGGGATACACAAAAGGCCATAGAGATCCTGCGTAAAAAAGGAGCCATGGCAGCTGCCAGGAAAGCAGGCAGAGCAGCCAAAGAAGGGATCATAGGCCATTATGTTCACTTTGGTGGCAAGATAGGGGTGCTGGTGGAGCTGAACTGCGAAACTGATTTTGTGGCCAATACCCAGGAGTTCCAAGAACTGGCCAAGGACCTGGCCATGCAGGTGGCCTCAGCCCAGCCTCTCTATGTGGACGTGGCAGACGTGCCTGAGGAGGTGTTGGCCAAAGAAAAGGAAATATACCGGGCACAGGCCTTGGGTGAGGGTAAACCAGAGAAAGTGGTGGATCGTATAGTGGAGGGCAAACTCAAGAAGTTCTATTCCCAGGTCTGCCTGATGGAACAACCCTTTGTGAAAGAGGACAGCATTTCCGTGAGACAGAGGGTGGAGGCCACTGTAGGCAAACTGGGGGAAAACATACTAGTGCGTCGCTTTGTGAGGTTTCAAGTCGGTGAGGGCTCATGAGCGGTGCAAGCATGGGGGATTCTGTTCCTCGGTTCAAAAGGATTCTGTTGAAGCTCAGCGGTGAGGCCCTCATGGGTGAGGAGGGTTTTGGCATACAGCCCCGAGTCATGCAGGAGGTGTCACAAGAGATCAAAGAAGTGGTAGAGCTGGGAGTGCAGGTGGGCGTTGTAATAGGTGGGGGCAACATTTTCAGAGGTCTCACGGCAGCCAGCCAGGGCATGGACAGGGCTGCAGCCGACTATATGGGCATGTTGGCCACTGTTATCAACGGCTTGGCTCTCCAGGAGGCCCTGGAAAGGCTTGGGGTGCCCACCAGAGTGTTGTCAGCCATAGAGATGAGACAGATAGCCGAACCTTATATACGCCGAAGGGCCACCAGGCACTTGGAAAAAGGCAGAGTTGTTATATTTGCTGCAGGCACAGGCAATCCTTTTTTCACTACTGACACAGCTGCTTCCCTAAGGGCCAGGGAGATAGGGGCTGAGGTTATCCTCAAGGCCACCAAGGTTGACGGTGTGTTTGACAAGGATCCTGCAGTGCATCCCGAGGCCGAGAAGCTGGAAGAGGTGGGATATATGGAGGTGCTGGAGCGAGACCTGAGGGTCCTGGATGCTACGGCCGTCTCCCTGGTAAAGGACACTCAGATACCCATTGTGATTTTTAATGTGCGCACCAAAGGTAATATTAAAAGAGTAGTAATGGGAGAAAGAGTGGGGACTCTCATCCGGGGGTGAGTCATGGTAGAAGAGCTGATGGAATCTTTGAAGTTGGATATGGAAAAGGTCATCTCACAGCTCAGCAAGGAATATGATCGAGTTCGTACTGGGAGGGCCACAACAGCCCTTCTGGATGGGATTCGGGTGGATTATTACGGTACCTCCATGCCCATTAATCAGGTGGCCAACATCTCTGTGCCCGAGCCCAGGTTGCTTGTCATTCAACCATGGGACAAGGGCATCATGGGGGAAATAGAAAAGGCACTGCTGCGCTCGGAGCTGGGCCTGACTCCCATGAACGACGGCAAAGTCATCAGGATTTCCATCCCGCCCCTGACCGAGGAAAGGCGCAAAGAGCTGGTGAAGCTGGTCAGGAAAATGGCTGAGGAGCGCAAGGTGGACCTGAGAAACCACCGTCGGGAGGCCAACGAGAGTCTAAAAGATCTCAAGAAAGAAAAAATCATAACAGAAGATGAGATGTTCCGTTATCAGGAAGAGGTCCAGAAAGTCACGGACAGCTACGTGGAGAAGGTGGATGCTCTCTTGAAGAACAAGGAGAAGGAAATCCTGGAAATCTGAGTCAAAAGATCCTTCTGGCCGGGCCGCCCGTGTAAGAGGGCCCTAGGCCAAGAAAGACAGCTCATAGGGGAAATCCATTAATTTCAGAAGAGATTCTTGCTTGCCCTTGTTAGACCGGGTTCTACCAGGAAAAAGGCACCATGGGGTATCAGCACTCAGGAAACAGGTCTCTTAGCATGGAAGGCAAGCTTAGGTGAGGTTGCCCAAAAATCTCGAGATGGATCAGATCAGGGGCGTGTGCCTTGTAATCGCACGCCCCTGATCTTGTTGAGTCAGGAGAAAGGCTCCGGATCTT
Coding sequences within:
- the argJ gene encoding bifunctional glutamate N-acetyltransferase/amino-acid acetyltransferase ArgJ, with amino-acid sequence MGGQDEQGVKGFLFSAVSCGLKKNKGDLDVGLIFSRRPASVAGVFTRNMVAAAPVLIDRQRISRGYCRAVLANAGCANACTGREGYQDALELARWVAMELGVDEEEILLASTGVIGTRLPMEPIKKGMKSLVSGLAPWRLEHLAMAIMTTDTRPKWILRRITLDGREVNMAAVVKGAGMIHPQMATMLCFVVTDAAAGPLFLQKSLVSSLERSFHAITVDGDTSTNDTVLLLANGASGVDPMEEGSPSAELFRAVLGEVLEEMALEVVRDAEGATKLVHIQVQGAPDDAWAKTVAKTIAHSPLVKTAFYGQDVNWGRIVAAVGYSGVPLDPECLDLWYGDVQVLKAGRPLGDSSENLAKDVVRQREFSIKVSIGTGAGKALLHTCDLSHDYVSINGSYRT
- the rpsB gene encoding 30S ribosomal protein S2, producing the protein MANVTMKQLLEAGVHFGHQTRRWNPKMKPYIFADKNGIYIIDLQKTVRMFKRAYQFVKDTVAEGKNVLFVGTKRQAQESIEEEAKRCAMPYVNHRWLGGMLTNFQTIRKGIERLKDLEAMAEDGRLQGYTKKEIMHLQKEKAKLLKNLGGIKEMRELPGAVFIVDSRREYIAVKEARKLGIPVVAIVDTNCDPDEVDYVIPGNDDAIRAIKLFSSLIADACLEGLAAREQRIREAGETEVGVSPMPEVELGTEVEPAEEEVEEEEEEDYLEEYEDR
- the frr gene encoding ribosome recycling factor, encoding MVEELMESLKLDMEKVISQLSKEYDRVRTGRATTALLDGIRVDYYGTSMPINQVANISVPEPRLLVIQPWDKGIMGEIEKALLRSELGLTPMNDGKVIRISIPPLTEERRKELVKLVRKMAEERKVDLRNHRREANESLKDLKKEKIITEDEMFRYQEEVQKVTDSYVEKVDALLKNKEKEILEI
- the pyrH gene encoding UMP kinase, which gives rise to MGDSVPRFKRILLKLSGEALMGEEGFGIQPRVMQEVSQEIKEVVELGVQVGVVIGGGNIFRGLTAASQGMDRAAADYMGMLATVINGLALQEALERLGVPTRVLSAIEMRQIAEPYIRRRATRHLEKGRVVIFAAGTGNPFFTTDTAASLRAREIGAEVILKATKVDGVFDKDPAVHPEAEKLEEVGYMEVLERDLRVLDATAVSLVKDTQIPIVIFNVRTKGNIKRVVMGERVGTLIRG
- the tsf gene encoding translation elongation factor Ts, which encodes MNIDAKSVMELREKTGAGIMDCKKALAEAGGDTQKAIEILRKKGAMAAARKAGRAAKEGIIGHYVHFGGKIGVLVELNCETDFVANTQEFQELAKDLAMQVASAQPLYVDVADVPEEVLAKEKEIYRAQALGEGKPEKVVDRIVEGKLKKFYSQVCLMEQPFVKEDSISVRQRVEATVGKLGENILVRRFVRFQVGEGS